The window CTGCCATCGGTGATGAGCACGACCTTGCCGCCTTGCAGGCTTTTCAGGCGTAAGGCGATCCGTCGACTTGTGAGCATGGCTTGGGGGCCTCTTCGCGGATAAATCCGGCTCCCACAAGTGCTCGCGTCGTGCATGAATCCTGTGAACGACGCTGACACTGTGGGAGCCGGCGGTCCGGCGTCCCGGTTTATCCGCGAAAGCATCGACCCAGGCGACGCATGACTTCACTATCGAGCTGATCCGCCATGGAGGCGCCGGAACAAAAAAGGCCCGTGATGAGCACGGGCCTTTTGTTGACGCCGATACCAGCAGTTACACGTAGAACGACTTCAGCGGTGGGAAACCGTTGAATTCGACGGCGCTGTAGCTGGTGGTGTAGGCACCGGTGGACAGCCAGTACAGGCGGTCACCGGCGGCCAGGTTCAGCGGCAGGCCGTACTTGTAGTTCTCGTACATGATGTCGGCGCTGTCGCAGGTTGGACCGGCGATCACCACTTCTTCCACCTCACCGTTCTTCTCGGTCCAGATCGGGAACTTGATCGATTCGTCGGTGGTTTCGATCAGGCCGGAGAACTTGCCCACGTCGGTGTAGACCCAACGCTCCACGGCGGTACGGGACTTGCGGGCTACCAGCACCACTTCACTGACCAGGATACCGGCGTTGGCGATCAGCGAACGGCCCGGCTCCAGGATGATTTCCGGCAGGTCGTCACCGAAGTCTTCCTTGAGGAAGCGGATGATTTCCTCGGCGTAGGTTTCCAGGCTGTTGGTCCGGGTGATGTAGTTGGCCGGGAAGCCGCCACCCATGTTGATCAGCTTGAGCTCGATGCCGTCTTCTTCCTTCAGGCGCTCGAAGATCACCTTGACCTTGGCGATCGCCGCGTCCCACACGCTGATGTCGCGCTGTTGCGAACCCACGTGGAAGGATACGCCGTAAGGCACCAGGCCCAGGTCACGGGCGAGGATCAGCAGGTCCATGGCCATGTCGGTCTGGCAGCCGAACTTGCGCGACAGGGGCCAGTCGGCCGTGGTCGAGCCTTCGGTGAGAATCCGCACGTAGACTTTCGAGCCCGGGGCGGCCTTGGCGATGTTGCGCAGGTCGGCTTCCGAGTCGGTGGCGTACAGGCGCACGCCCTTCTCGTAGAAGTAGCGGATGTCCTTGGATTTCTTGATGGTGTTGCCGTAGCTGATGCGGTCGGCGCTGACGCCCTGACCCATCACTTTATCCAGTTCGTAGATCGAGGCGATGTCGAAGCTCGAACCCTTCTGGTTCAGCAGGTCGATGATCTCGACCGCCGGGTTGGCCTTGACCGCGTAGTAGACCTTGGCAAATTCGAAACCGGCGCGCAGGTCATCATAGGCCTGGGCGATCATCTGGGTATCGATGACCACGAACGGGGTTTCCTGCTTGTCGGCGAATGCCTTCATTTTCTTGAAAGTATCGCGCGCGAAATAGTCTTCGACCTGGATCGACATACGTGGGGGACTCCTAGTGGCAAACGTGAGTTATCAATGGGTGCAAATGAACGTCCTCCGTATCCCCACTTTGGTTCGCCTACTTCCCAAGGCATTGCCGCCGAAAGCAAAAAGGCCATCCGGGCCGCCTGAAAGCTGCTGCGCTGGAAAAGGCTGCGTTGGAAAGAGGCTCGGAATGCTCATTTACCATCAGTAAACTCCGCTTCCTCGCCTCTTCCCGCCTTGCCTTTTCTGCGCTCGCGACGCTCTCGGACGGCCCGGAACAGTTTCCCTTGGCCTTGCTGTCTCGTCGTCAGTACTTGAGCCGGATGGATCGTTTCCAGCATGGACGTTCGGCGCGAACTTTAGGACTTGAGGGGCTTGAGATCAACTAAAAATGTCGCGTTTTTGCACGCGCTCGTCGCGTGACCCGGATCAGTCAGTTATTTAACCGACCCGGATGACAGTCTGATGTTCCCCTTCAGCGACCGATGGTTTGCGTCCAGCCCCGCCTGTATCACCACGCCGGCTCCTGCAATGAGGCTCCGTTACACCGTCGGGCTCAGGCCTCGACCAGTTCCGCCGGCGAGACGATGCTGGTCTTGGCCCCGCGCGAGCGCCCGGAGCTCAGGTAGGCGGCGATCGATTCCTGGGTCACTTCGCCGAGGAATACCCGCTCGGCATCCAGTACCGGCAGCCATGCCCGGTTGAACTCGTACATGCGCGACAGCAGGATGCGCAGGTGTTCGTCGTAGGCGGCGGTGGCGTTGAATTCGCGCAGGAACTGCCCGCAATCACCGTTCTGGCGATGCAGGTCGCGACGACGGACGTAGCCCAGGGCCCTGTTGTCGGCGTCGGTGACCACCACGTAGCGGCGGTCGTGCTCGTCCATCAGTTCCAATGCCTCGGCCACCGGAGTGTGCGGGCTGACCGACGGCGCGTTGTCCGCGGCATCCTCGGCCTTGACCAGCAGCAGGCGCTTGAGCGTGCTGTCCTGGCCGACGAAGTTGCTGACGAACTCGTCCGCCGGGTGCGCCAGCAGGGTGTCCGGGTGGTCGATCTGGATCAGCTTGCCGCCACGGAAGATGGCGATCTTGTCGCCCAGCTTGAGCGCTTCGTCGATGTCGTGGCTGACCATGATCACGGTCTTGTTCAGCGCCCGCTGCATCTCGAAGAACTCGTTCTGGATCATTTCCCGGTTGATCGGGTCGACCGCGCCGAACGGCTCGTCCATCAGCAGCAGCGGGGCCTCTGCCGCCAGCGCGCGGATCACGCCGATGCGCTGCTGCTGGCCGCCGGACAGTTCCCGTGGATAACGATGCAGGTACTGCTTGGGCTCGAGCTTGATCATGCTCATCAGCTCGCGGGCCCGCTCGTGGCATTTGTGCTTGTCCCAGCCGAGCAGGCGCGGGACCACGGTGATGTTTTCCTCGATGGTCATGTTCGGGAACAGGCCGATCTGCTGGATCACGTAGCCGATGTTGCGCCGCAGGGTCACTTCATCCAGCTCGGTGGTGTCCTCGCCGTTGATCAGCACCTTGCCCGAGGTCGGCACGATCAGCCGGTTGATCATTTTCAGCGTGGTGCTCTTGCCGCAACCGGACGGGCCGAGGAACACGCAGATCTCGCCTTCGTTGACGGTCAGGCCCACGGAGTCGACGGCCTTGACCGCCTTGCCATTGCTTTGAAAGGTCTTGCTCAGGTCTTGAAGTTCGATCATTTCAGGAGTCCTTTTGGAGTCAACGTGCGTTGCAGGCGTTGCAGCAGGAGGTCGGCGACGATGGCCAGGACACTGACCAGTACCGCGCCGACCAGCAGCATCGACATGTCGCTGCGGCTGATGGCCGCGAGGATGAGTACGCCGAGGCCGCCGGCACCGATGGTGGCGGCGATGGTCATGACGCCGATGTTCATCACCACGGCGGTACGCACGCCGGCGAGAATCACCGGCACGGCGATCGGCAGCTCGACCATGCGCAGGCGCTGGCCGAAGGTCATGCCGATGCCGCGGGCCGCTTCCCGGATGCCCGGTTCGACACCGGTCAGGGCCAGGTAGGTGTTGCGCATGATCGGCAGCAGTGAATAGAGGAACACCGCAGTGATCGCCGGCAGCGGGCCGAGGCCCTGGCCGAATTTCGAGTAGAACGGCAGCAGCAGGCCGAACAGTGCGATCGATGGAATGGTCAGCAGTACCGTGGCGCTGGCCTGCAGGGGGCCGGCCAGGGTCGGGAAGCGGGTCATCAGCACGCCCAGGGGCACGCCGATGACGATCGCCAGGGTCACCGCGATGCCGACCAGGGTGATGTGCTGCCCGGTCAGGTGCAGGACCTGTGACCAGTCCAGATGGGAAAAGGCGTTGATCAATTCCATGTCTTCTCCTCAGTCGATAGGGTGCTGGCGCAGGAAGTCGGCGGCCACGGCGGCCGGGCTTTCGTGGTCGACGTCGACCCGGGCATTGAGCTGGCGCATGGTCTCGTCGTCGAACAGCGCGGCCAGTGGCTTGAGGTCGGCGGCCAGCCGCGGGTTGGCGTCGAGCACCGCCTGGCGCACCACCGGTGCGGCGGTGTAGTCCGGGAAGTAATGCTTGTCGTCTTCCAGCAGCTTGAGCTTGAAGGCGTTCAGCCGACCGTCGGTGGTGTAGACCAGGCCGGCGAACACCTGGCTGTTGCGCAGGGCGGTGTAGACCAGCCCGGCGTCCATCTGGCGGATGGTGCGGCGATCGAGGTTCATGCCGTACAGCTTGACCATGCCTTCCAAGCCGTCGGAGCGGTTGGCGAACTCGGTGTCGAGGGCGACCAGGTGATGCTGGTCGGCCTCATTGGCCAGTACCTGGGTCAGCTGGCTGATGTTGCTGACCTGTGGATAGTGCTGGGCCACCTTCTCCGGCAGGGCCAGGGCGTAGGTGTTGCTAAATTTCGACGGGCTAAGCCAGACCAGGCCCTTTTTCGCGTCGAGTTCCTTGACCCGTGCGTAGGACTGTTCGCGGTCGAGTTTTTCGGTCACATGGTTGTAGGCCACCAGCGAGACGCCGGTGTATTCCCAGAGCAGGTCCAGTTGCCCGCTTTCGTGGGCGCTGCGGGCCAGGTTGCTGCCCAGGCCGCCGGTGACCCGGGTGTCGTAGCCCTTGCTGCGCAGGTATTGCGAGGTGATCTCGGCGAGCAGGGTCTGCTCGGTGAATACCCGGGCGCCGATGCGGATCAGCGGTTTGTCGGCGGCCTGGGCCGCTCCCGCGAACAGCAGGGCGCAGGCGAGAAAAATGCAGAGTCTTTTCATGTTCTTTCCTTTGCTCAGGCCGGGCGCAGCCCGCGTTCCAGCCAGAGGCGGCTGGCGAGGGTCACCAGGGCGTCGAGCAGCAGTGCCAGCAACGCGGTACAGGCGGCGCCGAGAATCAGCTGCGGCTGGTTGTTCAGGGCGATACCGGGGAAGATCAGGCTGCCCAGGCTGTTGGCGCCGATCAGGAAGGCCAGCGGTGCGGTGCCGACGTTGAGCGCCAGGGCCACTCGCACGCCGCCGACGATGATCGGTACGGCGTTGGGCAATTCGACCTTCCACAGCACCTGGCGCGGAGTCATGCCGATACCGGTGGCGGCCTCCTTGAGCGATGCCTCGACGTTCTTCAGGCCTTCATAGGTGTTGCGCACGATCGGCAACAGCGAGGCGAGGAACAGCGCGAAGATCGCCGGGCCGGCGCCGATGCCGAGAATCCCCAGGGCGATCGCCAGCACGGCCAGCGGCGGCACGGTATTGCCGATGTTGAACACTTGCATGAAGCGTTCGGCGCGCGCGGCCATGGCCGGGCGACTGAGCAGGATGCCGGCGGGAATACCGACCAGAAGCGCCGCGAACATCGAGGCGAGCACCAGGTAGAGGTGCGCTTGCAGGTAGAACCACAGATCGGCCTGGTAGTGCGCGATCGTGCTGATGCCGATCCAGTGGATCAACAGGGCGAGGAGGGCGATCACGATCACGCCTCCTGTAAGCCCCTTGCCATAGCGATTAGCCACAGATGGACTCCTTTTTTCGGTCGGCGAACACTCTTCCGTGAGGCAACGCCATGCCTGGCTGCCGGAAAAGTGTCCGCGAAAAGCAGCTTCGTCCCGGCCGATAAACGGCCACGGGAGAAGCCATGAGCGCCGACCTCGTCAGGCTAACTGACTGATTTTTCTACACCTGACGAAAGGTCATGACAGGGGAGTGGACGCCTGCGGTGTTTAAAAGGTTCCGCAATTGGCAGCATTTGGCCATCTCGCGGGAAGGGCGACGCAGGGCGTCGGTCGGGCTGGCGGTGGCCGCTGGGCTGCAGTCTGGTCTATAATCTGCGCCCTTTTTTGAATCACCTGTCAGGCGATTTCCCATGACCAACCAGGCCGCCGAAGTCGCGAAACGCCGCACCTTCGCCATCATTTCCCACCCGGATGCGGGTAAAACCACCATCACCGAAAAACTCTTGCTGATGGGCAAGGCGATTGCGGTGGCCGGTACGGTGAAGTCGCGCAAGTCCGACCGCCATGCCACCTCCGACTGGATGGAGATGGAGAAGCAGCGTGGTATTTCCATTACCACCTCGGTCATGCAGTTCCCGTATCGCGAGCACATGATCAACCTGCTCGACACCCCCGGTCACGAAGACTTCTCGGAAGACACCTACCGGACCCTGACCGCCGTGGACTCGGCGTTGATGGTGCTCGACGGTGGTAAGGGCGTAGAGCCGCGGACCATCGCCCTGATGGACGTCTGCCGCCTGCGCGACACGCCGATCGTCAGCTTCATCAACAAGCTCGACCGCGATATCCGCGACCCGATCGAACTGCTCGACGAGATCGAGGCGGTGCTGAAGATCAAGGCGGCGCCGATCACCTGGCCGATCGGCTGCTATCGCGACTTCAAGGGCGTGTACCACCTGGCGGGCGACTACATCATCGTCTACACCCCGGGTCACGGCCATGAGCGCACCGAGGTGAAGATCATCGAGAAACTCGACTCGCCGGAGGCGCGCGCGCACCTGGGCGACGAGTACGATCGCTTCCTCGAACAACTGGAGCTGGTGCAGGGCGCCTGCCACGAGTTCAACCAGAAAGAGTTCCTGACCGGCCAGATGACTCCGGTGTTCTTCGGTACCGCACTGGGCAACTTCGGTGTCGACCACGTGCTCGACGCGGTGGTCGACTGGGCGCCGATGCCGCTGGCCCGGGTGGCCAACGAGCGCTCGGTGGAGCCGGTGGAGGAGAAGTTCACAGGTTTCGTGTTCAAGATCCAGGCGAACATGGACCCCAAGCACCGCGACCGGATCGCCTTCATGCGCATCTGCTCCGGCAAGTACGAAAAGGGCATGAAGATGCGCCATGTGCGCACCGGCAAGGACGTGCGCATCGGCGATGCGCTGACCTTCTTCTCCTCCGAGCGTGAGCAACTGGAAGAGGCCTACTCCGGCGACATCATCGGCCTGCACAACCACGGCACCATCCAGATCGGTGACACCTTCACCGAAGGCGAGGCGCTGGGTTTCACCGGTATTCCGCACTTCGCCCCGGAACTGTTCCGTCGCGTACGCCTGCGTGATCCGCTCAAGTCCAAGCAATTGCGCCAGGGCCTGCAGCAGTTGGCGGAAGAGGGTGCGACCCAGGTGTTCTTCCCCGAGCGCAGCAACGACATCATTCTCGGCGCCGTCGGTGTGCTGCAGTT of the Pseudomonas vanderleydeniana genome contains:
- a CDS encoding ABC transporter permease; this translates as MANRYGKGLTGGVIVIALLALLIHWIGISTIAHYQADLWFYLQAHLYLVLASMFAALLVGIPAGILLSRPAMAARAERFMQVFNIGNTVPPLAVLAIALGILGIGAGPAIFALFLASLLPIVRNTYEGLKNVEASLKEAATGIGMTPRQVLWKVELPNAVPIIVGGVRVALALNVGTAPLAFLIGANSLGSLIFPGIALNNQPQLILGAACTALLALLLDALVTLASRLWLERGLRPA
- a CDS encoding ABC transporter permease, whose translation is MELINAFSHLDWSQVLHLTGQHITLVGIAVTLAIVIGVPLGVLMTRFPTLAGPLQASATVLLTIPSIALFGLLLPFYSKFGQGLGPLPAITAVFLYSLLPIMRNTYLALTGVEPGIREAARGIGMTFGQRLRMVELPIAVPVILAGVRTAVVMNIGVMTIAATIGAGGLGVLILAAISRSDMSMLLVGAVLVSVLAIVADLLLQRLQRTLTPKGLLK
- a CDS encoding peptide chain release factor 3; this encodes MTNQAAEVAKRRTFAIISHPDAGKTTITEKLLLMGKAIAVAGTVKSRKSDRHATSDWMEMEKQRGISITTSVMQFPYREHMINLLDTPGHEDFSEDTYRTLTAVDSALMVLDGGKGVEPRTIALMDVCRLRDTPIVSFINKLDRDIRDPIELLDEIEAVLKIKAAPITWPIGCYRDFKGVYHLAGDYIIVYTPGHGHERTEVKIIEKLDSPEARAHLGDEYDRFLEQLELVQGACHEFNQKEFLTGQMTPVFFGTALGNFGVDHVLDAVVDWAPMPLARVANERSVEPVEEKFTGFVFKIQANMDPKHRDRIAFMRICSGKYEKGMKMRHVRTGKDVRIGDALTFFSSEREQLEEAYSGDIIGLHNHGTIQIGDTFTEGEALGFTGIPHFAPELFRRVRLRDPLKSKQLRQGLQQLAEEGATQVFFPERSNDIILGAVGVLQFDVVASRLKEEYKVECSYEPITVWSARWIDCSDKKKLEEFSNKAVENLALDGGGHLTYLAPTRVNLALMEERWPDVKFRATREHH
- a CDS encoding glycine betaine ABC transporter substrate-binding protein, encoding MKRLCIFLACALLFAGAAQAADKPLIRIGARVFTEQTLLAEITSQYLRSKGYDTRVTGGLGSNLARSAHESGQLDLLWEYTGVSLVAYNHVTEKLDREQSYARVKELDAKKGLVWLSPSKFSNTYALALPEKVAQHYPQVSNISQLTQVLANEADQHHLVALDTEFANRSDGLEGMVKLYGMNLDRRTIRQMDAGLVYTALRNSQVFAGLVYTTDGRLNAFKLKLLEDDKHYFPDYTAAPVVRQAVLDANPRLAADLKPLAALFDDETMRQLNARVDVDHESPAAVAADFLRQHPID
- a CDS encoding osmoprotectant ABC transporter ATP-binding protein OsmV — protein: MIELQDLSKTFQSNGKAVKAVDSVGLTVNEGEICVFLGPSGCGKSTTLKMINRLIVPTSGKVLINGEDTTELDEVTLRRNIGYVIQQIGLFPNMTIEENITVVPRLLGWDKHKCHERARELMSMIKLEPKQYLHRYPRELSGGQQQRIGVIRALAAEAPLLLMDEPFGAVDPINREMIQNEFFEMQRALNKTVIMVSHDIDEALKLGDKIAIFRGGKLIQIDHPDTLLAHPADEFVSNFVGQDSTLKRLLLVKAEDAADNAPSVSPHTPVAEALELMDEHDRRYVVVTDADNRALGYVRRRDLHRQNGDCGQFLREFNATAAYDEHLRILLSRMYEFNRAWLPVLDAERVFLGEVTQESIAAYLSSGRSRGAKTSIVSPAELVEA
- a CDS encoding type III PLP-dependent enzyme produces the protein MSIQVEDYFARDTFKKMKAFADKQETPFVVIDTQMIAQAYDDLRAGFEFAKVYYAVKANPAVEIIDLLNQKGSSFDIASIYELDKVMGQGVSADRISYGNTIKKSKDIRYFYEKGVRLYATDSEADLRNIAKAAPGSKVYVRILTEGSTTADWPLSRKFGCQTDMAMDLLILARDLGLVPYGVSFHVGSQQRDISVWDAAIAKVKVIFERLKEEDGIELKLINMGGGFPANYITRTNSLETYAEEIIRFLKEDFGDDLPEIILEPGRSLIANAGILVSEVVLVARKSRTAVERWVYTDVGKFSGLIETTDESIKFPIWTEKNGEVEEVVIAGPTCDSADIMYENYKYGLPLNLAAGDRLYWLSTGAYTTSYSAVEFNGFPPLKSFYV